In Panicum virgatum strain AP13 chromosome 4N, P.virgatum_v5, whole genome shotgun sequence, a single window of DNA contains:
- the LOC120671196 gene encoding probable galactinol--sucrose galactosyltransferase 6, translated as MTIASSVKLAGGTLSVRGRTVLSGVPAAVAASSAAAAGAVDGVFIGADLAEPASRHVISLGTLRGVRFMACFRSKLWWMSQRMGDKGGDVPHETQFLLVESRGAGGEDEAAAAYVVFLPLVGGAFRASLQGGAGDALELCVESWDDDTRAASVERALFVGAVASDPFAGVAGAVAAARSALKTFRVHAEKKLPGIVDYFGRCTWEAGTPSTRTSRRRASRPGSAASSPAARRPSSSSSTTAGRWQSVGTDQPGPDDHAGEATRLRLPRLTGIKENSKFQNVEDPAAGIKTVVRAAKEEYGLKYVFVWHAITGYWGGVRQGAAGMERYRSSMQFPKISPGVAENDPGMTTDWITAQGVGLVHPRAVYRFYDEQHAYLAAAGVDGVKVDEQCILETLGAGHGGRAQLTRQYHQALDASVAKNFPENGIIACMSHNTDALYCSKQTAVVRASDDFFPRDPASHTIHIAAVAYNSVFLGEFMLPDWDMFHSLHPAGEYRGSARAISGGPVYVSDAPGKHDFELLKKIVLPDGSVLRARLPGRPGDQGLLVHRPGTRRRQLAQDMEHEQVHRRPRGVQLPGRGVELRGEEDHVPPRWRRRPDLRREEQRRPPRLRGRDGPRSVERRLRRVTSRLPEAGPVYIWQFSRT; from the exons ATGACGATCGCATCATCCGtcaagctcgccggcggcacgcTGTCGGTCCGCGGTAGGACGGTGCTGTCCGGCGTGCCAGCCGCCGTGGCGGCGTCCTCTGCGGCAGCGGCCGGAGCGGTCGACGGGGTCTTCATTGGCGCCGACCTCGCCGAGCCGGCGTCCCGCCACGTCATCTCCCTCGGCACCTTAAG GGGCGTGCGTTTCATGGCGTGCTTCCGGAGCAAGCTATGGTGGATGTCGCAGCGGATGGGGGACAAGGGCGGCGATGTCCCGCACGAGACGCAGTTCCTGCTCGTGGAGTCTAGGGGCGCCGGTGgcgaggacgaggcggcggctgcgtaCGTCGTGTTCCTCCCGCTGGTGGGGGGCGCGTTCCGGGCCAGCCtccagggcggcgccggcgacgcgctGGAGCTCTGCGTCGAGAGCTGGGACGACGACACGCGCGCGGCGTCCGTCGAGCGCGCGCTCTTCGTGGGCGCCGTGGCGTCGGACCCCTTCGCGGGCGTCgcgggcgccgtcgccgccgccaggtCCGCGCTCAAGACGTTCCGGGTCCACGCCGAGAAGAAGCTCCCGGGCATCGTGGACTACTTCGGGCGGTGCACCTGGGAGGCTGGGACGCCTTCTACCAGGACGTCACGCAGGAGGGCGTCGAGGCCGGGCtccgcagcctcgtcgccggcggcgcgccgcccaAGTTCGTCATCATCGACGACGGCTGGGCGCTGGCAGTCCGTCGGCACGGACCAGCCCGGCCCCGACGACCACGCCGGAGAGGCCACGCGGCTGCGCCTGCCTCGGCTCACCGGTATCAAGGAGAACAGCAAGTTCCAGAACGTGGAGGACCCGGCCGCCGGCATCAAGACGGTGGTGCGCGCGGCGAAGGAGGAGTACGGGCTCAAGTACGTCTTCGTCTGGCACGCCATCACCGGCTACTGGGGCGGCGTCCGTCAGGGCGCCGCCGGGATGGAGCGCTACCGCTCCAGCATGCAGTTCCCCAAGATCTCGCCGGGCGTCGCCGAGAACGATCCCGGCATGACGACCGACTGGATCACCGCCCAGGGGGTCGGCCTGGTGCACCCCCGCGCCGTGTACCGGTTCTACGACGAGCAGCACGcgtacctcgccgccgccggggtcgaCGGCGTCAAGGTGGACGAGCAGTGCATCCTGGAGACGCTCGGCGCCGGCCACGGAGGCCGCGCGCAGCTCACCAGGCAGTACCACCAGGCGCTCGACGCGTCCGTCGCCAAAAACTTCCCCGAGAACGGCATCATCGCGTGCATGAGCCACAACACCGACGCCCTCTACTG CTCGAAGCAGACGGCGGTGGTGAGAGCGTCGGATGATTTCTTCCCGAGGGACCCCGCGTCGCACACGATCCACATCGCCGCGGTGGCGTACAACAGCGTGTTCCTCGGCGAGTTCATGCTCCCGGACTGGGACATGTTCCATTCCCTCCACCCCGCCGGCGAGTACCGCGGCTCGGCCCGTGCGATCAGCGGCGGCCCCGTCTATGTCAG TGATGCCCCCGGGAAGCACGACTTCGAGCTGCTGAAGAAGATCGTCTTGCCGGACGGCTCGGTGCTCCGCGCGCGCCTGCCTGGCCGGCCGGGCGACCAAGGACTGCTTGTTCACCGACCCGGCACGCGACGGCGTCAG CTTGCTCAAGATATGGAACATGAACAAGTTCACCGGCGTCCTCGGGGTGTACAACTGCCAGGGCGCGGCGTGGAGCTTCGTGGAGAAGAAGACCACGTTCCACCACGCTGGCGTCGGCGCCCTGACCTGCGGCGTGAAGAGCAGCGACGTCCACCTCGTCTCCGAGGCCGCGACGGACCCCGATCAGTGGAGCGGCGACTGCGCCGTGTAacctcccgcctccccgaggccgggcccgttTACATCTGGCAgttttctaggacatag